A genomic window from Microvirga sp. TS319 includes:
- a CDS encoding aa3-type cytochrome c oxidase subunit IV: MADTKHAPHGGYSPEMDGPAHEVTYSGFVRFAEIATAVVICHVLALAVGGIKHAWLTAIFGVILSLASGAIGAIAPSIGVRAPAAVGVLLLLALIFY, encoded by the coding sequence ATGGCCGATACAAAACATGCGCCGCATGGGGGTTATAGTCCGGAGATGGACGGCCCTGCCCATGAGGTGACCTACAGTGGGTTCGTGCGGTTCGCCGAGATCGCGACTGCCGTCGTCATCTGTCACGTGCTGGCTCTGGCGGTCGGCGGCATCAAGCATGCCTGGCTGACAGCGATCTTCGGCGTGATCCTATCGCTCGCGTCCGGGGCGATCGGGGCTATCGCCCCATCGATCGGGGTTCGCGCCCCGGCAGCCGTGGGTGTCCTCTTATTGCTTGCACTCATCTTCTACTGA
- a CDS encoding proton-translocating transhydrogenase family protein, giving the protein MATLTPEQAVEQARAAAETAQRAAEQAQLLADQVATAAGAAVSTVTHGAVDPTVFRLAIFVLAIFVGYYVVWSVTPALHTPLMSVTNAISSVIVVGALLAVGVPLTVEGTGLARVFGFIALVLAGINIFGGFLVTERMLAMYKKKG; this is encoded by the coding sequence ATGGCGACACTCACGCCCGAACAGGCTGTCGAACAGGCCCGCGCGGCGGCCGAAACGGCCCAGCGCGCCGCCGAGCAGGCGCAGCTCCTGGCCGATCAGGTGGCGACCGCCGCAGGCGCGGCCGTATCCACGGTCACCCATGGGGCGGTGGATCCCACCGTATTCCGTCTGGCCATCTTCGTCCTGGCGATCTTCGTCGGCTATTACGTGGTCTGGTCGGTCACGCCCGCCCTGCACACGCCGCTCATGTCGGTCACGAACGCGATCTCCTCGGTGATCGTGGTCGGCGCGCTGCTGGCGGTCGGTGTGCCGCTGACGGTCGAAGGAACGGGACTGGCGCGGGTCTTCGGCTTTATCGCGCTGGTCCTCGCCGGCATCAACATCTTCGGCGGCTTCCTCGTCACGGAACGCATGCTCGCCATGTACAAGAAGAAGGGGTGA
- a CDS encoding Re/Si-specific NAD(P)(+) transhydrogenase subunit alpha, with protein MRITVLSEADGAETRVAASPETVKKYKALGSDVVVQAGAGARAGIPDGEFEVAGAMIAPSREEALRDADVILKVRRPAEGELTGVKPGALVIAIMDPYGQEAALKGLAEAGVASFAMELMPRITRAQVMDVLSSQANLAGYRAVIDATAEYGRAMPMMMTAAGTVPAARVFVMGAGVAGLQAIATARRLGAVVTATDVRPAAKEQVESLGAKFIAVEDEEFKQAETAGGYAKEMSAEYRDKQAALVISHIAKQDIVITTALIPGRPAPRLLTRAMVESMKPGSVIVDLAVERGGNCELSKPGEVTEHNGVKIVGHLNVPGRLAATASSLYAKNLYAFVETLVDKETKALSVKWDDDLVKATCLTRDGAVVHPAFQPAA; from the coding sequence ATGCGAATCACCGTTCTTTCCGAAGCCGATGGAGCGGAGACCCGTGTCGCCGCGTCGCCTGAAACGGTCAAGAAGTACAAGGCCCTCGGATCGGACGTGGTCGTCCAGGCGGGAGCCGGGGCGAGGGCCGGCATCCCGGACGGGGAATTCGAGGTCGCCGGAGCCATGATCGCCCCCTCCCGCGAGGAGGCTCTGCGGGACGCCGACGTCATCTTGAAAGTGCGCCGCCCGGCTGAAGGCGAGCTCACCGGCGTGAAGCCCGGCGCCCTCGTGATCGCGATCATGGACCCTTATGGCCAGGAAGCGGCTCTCAAGGGCCTGGCGGAGGCCGGGGTCGCATCCTTCGCCATGGAGCTAATGCCGCGCATCACCCGCGCGCAGGTCATGGACGTGCTGTCCTCCCAGGCCAATCTCGCCGGCTATCGGGCCGTCATCGATGCGACCGCCGAATATGGCCGCGCCATGCCGATGATGATGACGGCGGCCGGCACCGTGCCGGCGGCCCGCGTCTTCGTCATGGGGGCGGGCGTGGCGGGCCTCCAGGCCATCGCCACGGCCCGGCGTCTCGGCGCGGTCGTGACCGCCACCGACGTGCGCCCGGCCGCCAAGGAGCAGGTGGAAAGCCTCGGCGCCAAGTTCATCGCGGTGGAGGACGAGGAGTTCAAGCAGGCCGAGACCGCCGGCGGATACGCCAAGGAAATGTCGGCCGAATACCGCGACAAGCAGGCGGCGCTCGTCATCTCCCACATCGCCAAGCAGGACATCGTGATCACCACGGCGCTCATCCCGGGCCGGCCCGCGCCCCGGCTCCTCACCCGCGCCATGGTGGAATCCATGAAGCCCGGCTCCGTGATCGTCGATCTCGCGGTCGAGCGCGGCGGCAATTGCGAGCTGTCGAAGCCCGGCGAAGTGACGGAGCATAACGGCGTCAAGATCGTGGGCCATCTCAACGTGCCGGGGCGGCTCGCCGCCACCGCCTCGAGCCTTTACGCCAAGAACCTCTACGCCTTCGTCGAGACGCTGGTCGACAAGGAGACCAAGGCGCTGTCCGTGAAATGGGACGACGATCTCGTGAAGGCCACCTGCCTGACCCGGGACGGCGCGGTGGTTCACCCCGCCTTCCAGCCCGCAGCTTAA